One stretch of Candidatus Hydrogenedentota bacterium DNA includes these proteins:
- a CDS encoding DUF559 domain-containing protein, which translates to MEKRNRIISYNPVLRARARDLRKNSTLGEALLWGALKNKALGCEFHRQVPIDRYIVDFFCHEKMLALEVDGCSHNHPETGANDVVRRERLESMGVRVIRFTEAEVRKDLNRVAAQIWSVVNEVDE; encoded by the coding sequence ATGGAAAAACGCAACAGAATCATATCCTATAATCCCGTGCTGCGGGCGCGGGCGCGAGACTTGCGCAAAAACAGCACGCTTGGCGAGGCGCTTCTTTGGGGTGCCTTGAAGAACAAGGCGCTCGGATGTGAATTCCACCGCCAAGTGCCCATAGACCGTTATATTGTTGACTTTTTCTGCCATGAGAAAATGCTTGCCTTGGAGGTTGACGGATGTTCACACAACCATCCCGAGACGGGGGCAAATGATGTCGTTCGGCGGGAACGACTCGAAAGCATGGGTGTCAGGGTGATACGCTTCACAGAAGCGGAAGTCAGGAAGGACTTGAACCGGGTTGCTGCACAGATTTGGAGTGTGGTTAACGAAGTGGATGAATAA
- the aceE gene encoding pyruvate dehydrogenase (acetyl-transferring), homodimeric type, producing the protein MDKGTGMDGDALRDWLDALDNIIEESGPEAALGLLEELRRHARRGGAQERFSANTPYVNTIPPEEQPEFPGDRELERINKSIIRWNAMAMVVRANRHSDGIGGHISTYASAATLYEVGFNHFFRAKSADYGGDQLYIQGHATPGIYARAFLEGRITREHLANFRRELARGGGLSSYPHPWLMPDFWSFPTVSMGLGPITAIYQARFNRYLENRGLKPANGGHVWAFLGDGETDEPESLGAITLASREKLDNLIFVINCNLQRLDGPVRGNGQIVQELEAVFRGAGWNVIKVLWSREWDAVFAQDTDGILARALGTLVDGEYQKFSVESGDYIRKRILAHEPRLEPLLATLTDEQLRKIKRGGHDPVKVHAAYHSAVNHKGSPTVILAKTIKGYGLGESGEGKNITHQQKKLNEEELWEFRGRFGIPISDEEVAFAPFYMPPEDSPNIKYLRERRRLLGGSLPKRTVTAPPLKTPPEKIFEEFYAGNDRPVSTTMAFVRILLNLLRDKGVGKLIVPIVPDEARTFGMDGLFRQVGIYSSIGQRYEPVDADNLLYYKEATDGQILEEGITEAGSMSSFLAAGTAYATHGINTIPFFVYYSMFGMQRIGDLVWAGGDMRTKGFMIGGTAGRTTLAGEGLQHQDGHSHLLAMPVPNLKCYDPAFAFELAVIIREGIRRMYELREDIFYYITVENENYAMPPMPDRKGVREGILKGMYKFRTAPKAKGKRRLRAQLLGSGAILNEALKAQALLAEKYGVDADVWSVTSYKELRNDGMAAERWNLLHPGSKPKKPFVTQCLEKEEGVVVAASDYVKMLPDAIHRWVPGGLTSLGTDGFGRSESREALRDFFEVDHRFITLATLSALAKNGEIGADTVKKAMRDLRIQASKPDPLVS; encoded by the coding sequence ATGGACAAGGGAACGGGCATGGACGGCGACGCGCTGAGGGACTGGCTGGACGCGCTGGACAACATCATCGAGGAGAGCGGTCCGGAGGCGGCGCTGGGGCTGCTGGAGGAGCTGCGGCGTCACGCGCGGCGCGGGGGCGCCCAGGAGCGTTTTTCCGCGAACACGCCCTATGTGAACACCATCCCGCCGGAGGAGCAGCCGGAATTTCCGGGCGACCGTGAACTGGAGCGGATCAACAAGTCCATCATCCGCTGGAACGCGATGGCGATGGTGGTGCGGGCGAACCGGCACTCGGACGGCATCGGCGGCCACATCTCGACCTACGCCTCCGCCGCCACGCTGTACGAGGTGGGCTTCAACCACTTCTTCCGCGCGAAGTCGGCGGACTACGGCGGCGACCAGTTGTACATCCAGGGGCACGCCACGCCGGGCATCTACGCGCGCGCCTTTCTGGAGGGCCGCATCACCCGGGAACACCTGGCGAATTTCCGCCGGGAACTGGCCAGGGGCGGCGGACTGTCCTCCTACCCCCACCCGTGGCTGATGCCGGACTTCTGGAGTTTTCCCACAGTGAGCATGGGCCTGGGCCCCATCACGGCCATATACCAGGCGCGGTTCAACCGCTACCTGGAGAACCGGGGCCTGAAACCGGCCAATGGGGGCCATGTCTGGGCCTTTCTGGGGGACGGCGAGACGGACGAGCCGGAGTCCCTGGGGGCGATCACCCTGGCGTCGCGCGAGAAGCTGGACAACCTGATTTTCGTGATCAACTGCAACCTCCAGCGGCTGGACGGCCCGGTGCGGGGCAACGGCCAGATAGTGCAGGAGCTTGAGGCGGTTTTCCGGGGCGCGGGGTGGAACGTCATCAAGGTGCTTTGGAGCCGGGAATGGGACGCGGTCTTCGCGCAGGACACGGACGGCATCCTGGCGCGGGCGCTGGGCACGCTTGTGGACGGCGAGTACCAGAAGTTCAGCGTGGAGTCGGGCGACTACATCCGCAAACGGATACTCGCCCACGAGCCGCGCCTGGAGCCGCTGCTGGCGACGCTCACGGACGAGCAGCTCCGCAAAATCAAGCGGGGCGGCCATGACCCGGTAAAGGTCCACGCCGCATACCACAGCGCCGTGAACCACAAGGGTTCGCCGACGGTGATCCTGGCGAAGACCATCAAGGGCTACGGCCTGGGCGAGAGCGGCGAGGGCAAGAACATCACGCACCAGCAGAAGAAGCTGAACGAGGAGGAGCTCTGGGAGTTCCGGGGGCGTTTCGGCATCCCCATCTCCGACGAGGAGGTGGCCTTCGCCCCGTTCTACATGCCCCCCGAGGACAGCCCCAACATCAAGTACCTGCGCGAGCGGCGCAGGCTGCTGGGCGGTTCGCTGCCCAAACGCACGGTGACCGCGCCGCCGCTCAAGACGCCGCCCGAGAAGATTTTCGAGGAGTTCTACGCCGGAAACGACCGGCCCGTCTCCACGACCATGGCCTTTGTGCGCATCCTGCTGAACCTGCTTCGGGACAAGGGCGTCGGGAAACTGATTGTGCCCATCGTGCCCGACGAGGCGCGGACCTTCGGCATGGACGGGCTGTTCCGGCAGGTGGGCATCTACTCGTCCATCGGCCAGCGCTACGAGCCGGTGGACGCGGACAACCTGCTGTACTACAAGGAGGCGACGGACGGGCAGATTCTGGAGGAGGGCATCACCGAGGCGGGGTCCATGTCTTCTTTCCTGGCGGCGGGCACGGCCTACGCCACGCACGGGATCAACACCATCCCCTTCTTCGTGTACTACTCCATGTTCGGCATGCAGCGCATCGGCGACTTGGTCTGGGCCGGGGGCGACATGCGGACCAAGGGCTTCATGATCGGCGGCACGGCGGGGCGCACGACCCTGGCGGGCGAGGGGCTCCAGCACCAGGACGGCCACAGCCACCTGCTGGCCATGCCGGTGCCCAACCTGAAATGCTACGACCCGGCCTTCGCCTTCGAGCTCGCGGTGATCATCCGCGAGGGCATCCGGCGGATGTATGAACTGCGCGAGGACATTTTCTACTACATCACGGTGGAGAACGAGAACTACGCCATGCCGCCCATGCCCGACCGCAAGGGCGTGAGGGAGGGCATCCTGAAGGGGATGTACAAGTTCCGCACGGCGCCGAAGGCCAAGGGCAAACGCAGGCTCCGGGCGCAACTGCTCGGCAGCGGCGCCATCCTGAACGAGGCGCTGAAGGCGCAGGCGCTGCTGGCGGAGAAGTACGGCGTGGACGCGGACGTGTGGAGCGTGACCAGCTACAAGGAACTGCGCAACGACGGGATGGCCGCGGAGCGGTGGAACCTGCTGCACCCCGGATCGAAGCCGAAAAAGCCGTTTGTGACCCAGTGCCTGGAGAAGGAGGAGGGCGTGGTCGTGGCCGCGTCGGACTATGTGAAGATGCTGCCCGACGCCATCCACCGGTGGGTGCCCGGCGGGCTGACCAGCCTCGGCACGGACGGCTTCGGACGGAGCGAGTCCCGCGAGGCGCTGCGCGACTTCTTCGAGGTGGACCACCGGTTCATCACCCTGGCGACCCTGTCGGCGCTGGCGAAGAACGGCGAAATCGGCGCGGACACGGTGAAAAAGGCCATGCGCGACCTGCGCATCCAGGCCTCCAAGCCCGACCCGCTGGTGTCGTGA
- a CDS encoding 2-oxo acid dehydrogenase subunit E2 encodes MAKEFKLPELGENVESGTVGKVLVKVGDVVAAGQNVLEIETDKAVAEIPSSLAGKVTEIRVKEGATVRVGQVILLVDESAAGAAPPAAKPAPEAAPAKAEAPKPAPKPAPEPELFDSTPVPAPAVAAVPVSPDAKPRPGQVRAAPSVRAMARELNVDLNEVPTADPGGRVTAQEVLAFAQARTATAAPAAAASPEQASSAPAPSPTPAPDAESGADKWGAFSVQPMNSVRRKTAEHMADCWNSIPHVTHFDKADITALEELRKKFGKKVDAAGGKLTITSFVLKALPEALKRFPKFNASIDLDNQRVLLKNYHNIGVAVDTPNGLLVPVLRDVDRKSVTELSVELPALAKKARDRKLSMEDMQGGTFTVSNLGGLGGSGFTPIINKPEVAILGMSRSQVEPVWANGQFAPRLMLPLSLSYDHRLIDGADAARFLRWLCEVVEQPWMLFLED; translated from the coding sequence ATGGCGAAGGAATTCAAGCTGCCCGAACTGGGCGAGAATGTGGAATCGGGCACGGTGGGCAAGGTGCTGGTGAAGGTGGGCGACGTGGTGGCCGCCGGGCAGAATGTCCTGGAAATCGAGACGGACAAGGCGGTGGCGGAAATTCCGTCGTCCCTGGCGGGGAAGGTGACGGAAATCCGGGTGAAGGAGGGCGCCACCGTGCGCGTGGGGCAGGTGATCCTGCTGGTGGACGAGTCGGCGGCGGGCGCGGCGCCCCCTGCGGCGAAACCGGCGCCCGAAGCCGCCCCGGCAAAGGCCGAAGCGCCGAAACCGGCGCCGAAACCCGCCCCGGAACCGGAACTCTTCGACAGCACCCCGGTCCCCGCCCCGGCCGTTGCGGCGGTGCCCGTGTCCCCGGATGCGAAGCCCCGCCCCGGCCAGGTGCGCGCCGCGCCGTCGGTGCGCGCCATGGCCCGCGAACTCAACGTGGACCTGAACGAGGTGCCCACGGCCGACCCGGGCGGCCGGGTGACGGCGCAGGAGGTGCTGGCCTTCGCGCAGGCACGCACGGCCACGGCCGCGCCCGCCGCAGCCGCGTCCCCGGAGCAGGCATCCTCGGCCCCCGCCCCCTCCCCCACTCCCGCCCCGGATGCGGAGTCCGGCGCGGACAAGTGGGGCGCCTTCTCGGTGCAGCCCATGAACTCCGTGCGCCGCAAGACGGCGGAGCACATGGCGGACTGCTGGAACAGCATCCCCCATGTGACGCACTTCGACAAGGCGGACATCACGGCGCTGGAGGAGCTGCGGAAGAAATTCGGGAAGAAAGTGGACGCGGCGGGCGGCAAACTGACCATCACCAGTTTCGTGCTGAAGGCGCTTCCGGAGGCGCTGAAACGCTTCCCGAAGTTCAACGCGTCCATTGATCTGGACAACCAGCGGGTGCTGCTGAAGAACTACCACAACATCGGCGTGGCCGTGGACACGCCGAACGGCCTGCTGGTGCCGGTGCTCCGCGACGTGGACCGGAAGAGCGTGACCGAACTGTCCGTGGAACTGCCCGCGCTGGCGAAGAAGGCGCGGGACCGCAAGCTTTCCATGGAGGACATGCAGGGCGGCACCTTCACCGTGAGCAACCTCGGCGGACTCGGCGGCAGCGGGTTCACGCCCATCATCAACAAGCCCGAAGTGGCCATCCTCGGCATGTCCCGCTCGCAGGTCGAGCCGGTCTGGGCCAACGGCCAGTTCGCCCCGCGCCTGATGCTCCCCCTGAGCCTGTCCTACGACCACCGGCTGATTGACGGCGCGGACGCGGCACGCTTCCTGCGCTGGCTCTGCGAGGTCGTCGAGCAGCCCTGGATGCTGTTTCTGGAGGACTGA